Proteins co-encoded in one bacterium genomic window:
- a CDS encoding acylphosphatase, translating into MKISCHLLISGSVQGVFFRANTRDIANSLFLSGWVKNLPDGKVEVMASGEKENIEKLIEWCKKGPRGADVSNVEIEYGDSIDEFKGFQIIYFR; encoded by the coding sequence ATGAAAATATCTTGTCATCTTCTTATTTCTGGTTCTGTCCAGGGGGTATTCTTTAGAGCAAATACAAGGGATATTGCAAATTCCCTTTTTCTTTCTGGATGGGTAAAAAACCTTCCTGATGGGAAGGTTGAGGTAATGGCAAGTGGAGAAAAGGAAAATATTGAAAAGCTTATAGAGTGGTGCAAAAAGGGGCCAAGGGGTGCAGATGTTTCTAATGTGGAAATAGAATATGGGGATTCTATAGATGAATTTAAAGGGTTTCAAATAATATATTTTAGATAG
- a CDS encoding substrate-binding domain-containing protein: MKRKIAIFTGMFLTCLLQLFLTSDTIVQEDKPILLATTTSVQDTGLLEVLVDGFMKKTGLTVKAIAVGTGQALQLGKNGEVDILWVHSPDDEIEFVKNGYGLERTTFMHNDFVVLGPKNDPAKIKGLKTATKVFKRIACANVLFVSRGDNSGTHKKEKKLWQAVGKLPNKKCYIEAGQGMAATLNIANQKLAYCLTDRSTYLTLKKSLDLVVLFEGDKTLFNYYSLILVNPERFKGVNAQGTRKFFDYLLSNETRDIVENFGKDKFGKQIFYWDLSR, encoded by the coding sequence TTGAAAAGAAAAATAGCAATTTTTACTGGGATGTTTCTTACCTGCCTTTTGCAATTGTTTCTTACATCAGACACAATTGTTCAAGAAGACAAGCCTATCCTTCTAGCAACAACCACCAGCGTGCAGGATACTGGATTACTTGAGGTGCTGGTGGATGGATTTATGAAAAAGACAGGGTTGACAGTAAAAGCCATTGCTGTTGGAACAGGCCAGGCACTCCAATTGGGTAAAAACGGCGAGGTTGATATCTTGTGGGTGCACAGCCCAGACGATGAGATAGAGTTTGTTAAGAATGGCTATGGATTAGAGAGAACTACCTTTATGCACAATGATTTTGTTGTTTTAGGACCAAAAAATGACCCAGCAAAAATCAAAGGACTAAAAACAGCCACAAAAGTATTTAAACGGATTGCTTGTGCTAATGTTTTGTTTGTCTCTAGGGGAGACAATTCCGGCACGCATAAAAAAGAGAAGAAGCTCTGGCAGGCTGTTGGCAAACTTCCCAATAAAAAATGTTATATTGAAGCAGGACAGGGTATGGCAGCTACTCTTAATATAGCCAATCAGAAGCTTGCTTACTGCCTGACAGACAGGTCTACCTATTTAACCTTAAAAAAGTCTCTGGATTTAGTTGTGCTTTTTGAAGGTGATAAGACATTGTTTAACTATTACAGCTTGATTTTGGTAAATCCTGAAAGATTCAAGGGTGTGAATGCACAAGGGACAAGAAAATTTTTTGATTACCTCCTTTCTAATGAAACAAGGGATATTGTGGAAAACTTTGGCAAGGATAAATTTGGCAAGCAGATTTTTTATTGGGACTTAAGCCGATGA
- the trpB gene encoding tryptophan synthase subunit beta: MQKLPNKKGYFNGFGGRFIPETLIFALDELLKAYNKAKKDKGFQTELKRLLSVYVGRPTPLYFAEKLTKKLGGAKIYLKREDLCHTGAHKINNTVAQVLLAKYMGKERIIAETGAGQHGIATAAASAMLGLKCEVYMGCEDIRRQRLNVIRMELLGAKVNPVDSGSKTLKDAINEALRDWVSNVKDTYYVLGSVVGPHPYPMMVRDFQKVIGIEAKKQILKQEGRLPDYLIACVGGGSNAIGIFYPFYNSDVKFIGVEAIGAASLCKGERGVLHGCLSYLLQDKDGQIKETHSIAAGLDYPGVGPEHSFYKEKNRAEYVVINDKEALDGFFLLAQTEIILPALESAHAIAYCAKIAPGLLKDKIIIINLSGRGDKDVEEVAEKVKSQKSKVKSEDE, translated from the coding sequence ATGCAAAAGCTTCCCAATAAAAAAGGATATTTCAATGGCTTCGGCGGAAGGTTTATTCCAGAGACCCTTATCTTTGCTCTGGATGAGCTTCTTAAGGCATATAATAAGGCAAAAAAAGATAAAGGATTTCAAACTGAGTTAAAAAGGTTGCTTTCGGTTTATGTAGGAAGGCCAACGCCATTATATTTTGCAGAGAAGCTTACAAAAAAGCTGGGTGGTGCAAAAATATACTTAAAGAGGGAAGACCTTTGTCATACAGGAGCACACAAGATAAACAACACAGTTGCTCAAGTTTTGCTTGCAAAATATATGGGAAAGGAAAGGATAATAGCTGAAACAGGTGCAGGTCAACATGGAATTGCAACAGCAGCAGCATCTGCTATGCTTGGCTTAAAATGCGAGGTCTATATGGGATGTGAGGATATAAGAAGGCAAAGGCTTAATGTCATAAGAATGGAGCTGCTTGGTGCAAAGGTAAATCCGGTAGATTCAGGCTCTAAAACCCTTAAGGATGCTATAAATGAGGCATTGAGGGATTGGGTCTCTAATGTCAAAGATACCTATTATGTGCTTGGCTCTGTTGTAGGCCCACATCCATATCCTATGATGGTTAGGGATTTTCAGAAAGTAATTGGAATTGAGGCAAAAAAGCAGATTTTAAAACAAGAGGGAAGGCTTCCAGATTACCTTATTGCCTGTGTTGGTGGAGGCTCTAATGCAATTGGTATATTTTATCCATTTTATAACAGCGATGTTAAATTTATTGGTGTTGAGGCAATTGGTGCAGCATCTTTGTGTAAGGGTGAAAGGGGCGTATTACATGGATGTCTTTCATACCTCCTCCAGGATAAAGATGGCCAAATTAAAGAGACACATTCAATTGCCGCTGGCCTTGATTATCCAGGTGTAGGGCCTGAGCATAGCTTTTATAAAGAAAAAAATAGGGCAGAATATGTTGTTATAAATGACAAAGAGGCTCTGGATGGATTTTTTCTTCTTGCACAAACAGAGATAATACTTCCCGCATTAGAATCTGCTCACGCGATTGCCTATTGTGCGAAGATTGCTCCAGGTCTTTTAAAGGATAAA
- a CDS encoding phosphoribosylanthranilate isomerase, whose translation MPKIKICGLREKEDVEIAIRLGIDALGFIFYEGSKRFIEPDKARQIIKDIPPFISVAGVFVDAKIKEIKKIREYCGIDIVQLHGSEPFSYCLEFPRVIKAFRIEGDKDIEKIEGYKGITWLLDKKEKPYELSIAKQLAKKGRVILSGGLNPENIKEAIRIVSPYGVDVSSGIEEYPGKKDHKKMEEFVRNAKLKNQNAKLR comes from the coding sequence ATGCCAAAGATTAAGATATGTGGGTTAAGAGAAAAGGAGGATGTAGAGATTGCCATAAGATTGGGTATTGATGCATTGGGTTTTATATTCTATGAAGGCTCCAAAAGGTTTATAGAGCCAGATAAAGCAAGGCAAATAATAAAAGATATTCCTCCCTTTATCAGCGTAGCAGGTGTCTTTGTTGATGCCAAGATTAAAGAAATAAAGAAAATTAGAGAATATTGCGGCATAGACATTGTCCAGCTCCATGGAAGTGAGCCATTTTCATATTGCCTTGAGTTTCCAAGGGTTATCAAGGCATTCAGAATAGAAGGCGATAAAGATATAGAAAAAATAGAGGGATACAAAGGGATAACCTGGCTGCTTGATAAAAAAGAAAAACCATATGAGCTAAGTATTGCAAAGCAATTGGCAAAAAAGGGAAGGGTTATTTTATCAGGTGGGCTTAATCCAGAAAATATCAAGGAGGCAATTAGGATTGTCTCTCCCTATGGGGTGGATGTAAGCTCAGGGATAGAGGAATACCCAGGAAAAAAAGACCACAAGAAGATGGAGGAATTTGTCCGAAATGCAAAACTCAAAAATCAAAATGCAAAATTGCGGTAA
- a CDS encoding peptidylprolyl isomerase, with translation MIRVLRRKAKPIFWVLMISFIIGTIFISWGMKNLGSQYKSEEPLYGSIDGKEITEIEHRESKGRIVERYKQRFKDFDESMIPDLDKRALDEVIKRKLLFKEAKKMGLSVTDKEVIQAMRLSFQDDATYQQARKVWNSAYWRYKENEVRDELLISKMEAIVTDPIDVTGLEIREFFDDNYKQADVSHILIDPASYVSQKRIKEQYDEFKDNYKKPGDIRVRHILVFVPPKPTKEQDDAAKNRISSIMQQLRGGADFAELAKNNSDCPSKVNGGDLGFFGPGRMDRDFEKAAYALEPGKISDIVKTKFGYHIIKCEEKKPDVPKTLKEAEEEIRKELRNEDDAVGSASKQADLVLEKIKKGTLTFEQGVSLYSNGSSSKRYQGRIGIIPKLVLSGTDTKENRDLLEKLNSEVAYGRFIAPELSEVIFKAKEGEVSTVTKTGFGFHIIRVNKFLAPQMSRFKDEYKEIMVYALSKKRDRILGDWYDWLKKKGKVKVAKSYAT, from the coding sequence ATGATAAGGGTATTAAGAAGAAAGGCAAAACCAATATTTTGGGTTTTGATGATAAGCTTTATTATTGGAACAATATTCATAAGCTGGGGGATGAAGAATTTAGGCTCTCAATATAAAAGCGAAGAGCCTTTGTATGGCTCAATAGATGGAAAGGAAATTACAGAGATAGAGCATAGGGAATCAAAAGGCAGGATAGTAGAGAGGTATAAACAAAGGTTTAAGGATTTTGATGAGTCTATGATTCCAGACCTTGATAAAAGGGCATTGGATGAGGTTATTAAGAGAAAGCTTTTATTTAAAGAGGCAAAGAAAATGGGTCTTTCTGTAACAGACAAAGAGGTAATTCAGGCAATGAGGCTTTCATTTCAGGATGATGCAACATATCAGCAGGCAAGAAAGGTTTGGAATTCAGCATATTGGAGATACAAAGAGAACGAAGTAAGGGATGAGCTTTTAATATCAAAGATGGAAGCCATTGTAACAGATCCTATTGATGTTACAGGCCTTGAAATCAGAGAGTTTTTTGATGATAATTATAAACAAGCTGATGTTTCCCATATCCTTATTGACCCTGCATCCTATGTTTCACAAAAGAGAATAAAGGAGCAATACGATGAATTTAAGGATAATTACAAAAAGCCAGGAGATATAAGGGTTCGGCATATCCTTGTTTTTGTTCCTCCAAAGCCAACAAAGGAACAGGACGATGCAGCTAAAAATAGGATTTCCTCCATTATGCAACAGCTAAGGGGTGGTGCTGATTTCGCAGAGCTTGCAAAGAATAACTCGGATTGCCCATCAAAGGTTAACGGTGGAGACTTAGGATTTTTTGGCCCAGGAAGGATGGACAGGGATTTTGAAAAGGCAGCTTATGCCTTAGAGCCTGGAAAGATATCCGACATTGTAAAGACAAAATTTGGCTATCATATCATAAAATGCGAGGAGAAAAAGCCCGATGTTCCAAAGACCCTGAAAGAGGCAGAGGAAGAAATAAGAAAGGAGTTAAGGAACGAGGACGATGCTGTGGGAAGTGCCTCAAAGCAAGCAGACCTTGTTTTAGAAAAGATAAAAAAGGGAACACTAACATTTGAACAGGGTGTTTCCCTTTATTCCAATGGTAGCTCTTCAAAAAGGTATCAAGGAAGAATTGGAATAATCCCAAAGCTTGTTCTTTCGGGAACTGATACAAAGGAAAACAGGGATTTGCTTGAAAAATTGAATAGTGAGGTAGCCTATGGAAGGTTTATTGCCCCTGAGCTTTCTGAGGTTATCTTTAAAGCAAAAGAGGGGGAGGTATCAACCGTAACCAAGACAGGGTTTGGATTTCATATCATCAGGGTTAATAAATTTTTGGCCCCCCAGATGAGCCGTTTTAAGGATGAATATAAGGAAATAATGGTTTATGCATTATCTAAAAAGAGGGATAGAATATTAGGTGATTGGTATGATTGGCTTAAGAAAAAAGGAAAGGTAAAGGTAGCGAAATCTTATGCCACATAG
- a CDS encoding ABC transporter permease, with protein MIYIFEGFKKAIFLLLNLNPEILEIIRLSLLVSIASTIVAIIIGLPLGSVIALNRFHGKKLVIASINTGMGLPPVVVGLLVALILFRNGPLGFLGWLYTVKGMIIAQVIIATPIITGLSMAAVQSVDVKFYQQVIALGANKVQRVWVVFKEIKLSLLAAIVAGFGSVISEVGAVMMVGGNIKGQTRVLTTATVLETNMGNFDIAIALGLILLLISFMVNATLTLIQQRRL; from the coding sequence ATGATTTACATTTTTGAGGGATTTAAAAAAGCAATTTTTTTGCTTCTTAATTTAAACCCAGAGATTTTAGAGATTATACGGCTTTCTTTGCTTGTCTCCATTGCAAGCACTATTGTGGCGATTATCATTGGACTACCACTAGGAAGCGTTATTGCCCTTAACCGTTTCCACGGTAAAAAATTAGTCATTGCTTCTATAAATACCGGCATGGGATTGCCTCCTGTTGTTGTTGGGCTTTTGGTAGCACTCATCCTTTTTCGTAATGGTCCCTTGGGTTTTTTGGGATGGCTCTATACTGTTAAGGGGATGATTATTGCTCAGGTGATTATTGCTACACCAATTATTACAGGATTGTCTATGGCGGCTGTTCAGAGTGTTGATGTAAAATTTTATCAGCAGGTAATAGCATTGGGGGCAAATAAGGTACAAAGAGTCTGGGTAGTATTTAAGGAAATAAAGCTATCATTATTAGCCGCTATTGTGGCTGGTTTTGGAAGCGTTATCTCTGAAGTTGGAGCAGTAATGATGGTAGGAGGCAATATCAAAGGACAAACCAGGGTTTTAACCACAGCCACAGTCCTAGAAACAAATATGGGAAATTTTGATATAGCTATTGCCTTAGGCTTGATTTTACTATTGATAAGTTTTATGGTAAATGCTACTTTAACCTTAATCCAGCAAAGAAGATTGTGA